In Pseudoalteromonas carrageenovora IAM 12662, the following proteins share a genomic window:
- a CDS encoding CHASE2 domain-containing protein has protein sequence MNSSLIPKIYRHFFIGVTITLLVAAIELFSTGAIAQLLNRVEGILYDSRLVLTLPATPQQFDESVVIIDIDDKSMAEQGRFPWSRSKMAELVSKLTEAGVIVIAFDIFFSEPEINPVSQIESEFPNFINSNKLTINEVKKKIDADSKFANVLSNNDTVLGFLLNNETHQQINPLPSSSVDWMLDDQNNSQFIEFSGAAVNIPTLQNKASGNGFINAHSENDGFIRKASLVHKVGNTLYPSLALEAARLYTLADKIQTRSHILNNITLFDGIKFNDQWIQTDEYGKILIPYKGPAGSFTYYSATDILKNKIGESELEGSVVFIGTSAIGLADLRATPVGLQYPGVEVHANIFRGLIHPELLPAQPSWSSGATLFMIVVIGGLLTILSYQKSARHIVVVTLGIAVLAILFNFYFWAIEKISLPLFMPLLLITLLSGYYIFVGSIAEMKHSRKIKSMFDQYVPPDHINQLINQSSDLPQQSVKRNMTVLFADIRGFTSLSENMSAHQLSEYLNEYLSATTEIIFKHSGTIDKYVGDMIMAFWNAPLQDDDHAKHGVEAAMAMLKGLSSINQTFLEKNLPAINIGIGLNTADMNVGDMGSKYRKAYTVLGDAVNLGSRVESLTKFYEVAILVTKETMRACPHISFRLIDKVQVVGKTTATELFEPIDFTDSLNTTQLAELSKSEVAMTHYYNKNWQQSLSLLTELESTSVFSSHIYTIFIKRINETNLKTLSKDWNGAFRHQTK, from the coding sequence ATTAATAGCTCTCTTATTCCAAAAATTTATAGACATTTTTTTATTGGCGTAACCATTACGCTTTTAGTTGCTGCTATTGAGCTTTTTTCTACTGGAGCTATTGCTCAATTACTAAATAGAGTAGAAGGCATACTTTACGACTCAAGATTAGTTTTAACTCTCCCAGCCACCCCGCAGCAATTTGATGAATCGGTGGTTATTATTGATATAGATGATAAAAGCATGGCAGAGCAAGGTCGCTTTCCTTGGAGCCGCTCAAAAATGGCCGAGCTAGTTAGTAAACTAACTGAAGCAGGCGTTATAGTTATTGCTTTTGATATATTTTTTTCTGAACCTGAAATAAACCCTGTTAGCCAAATAGAGTCTGAGTTCCCTAACTTTATAAACAGCAACAAATTAACAATTAACGAGGTTAAGAAAAAAATTGATGCTGATTCCAAGTTTGCCAATGTACTGTCCAATAACGACACCGTACTCGGTTTTTTGTTAAATAATGAGACTCATCAGCAAATTAACCCACTACCTAGCAGTAGTGTTGATTGGATGCTTGATGATCAAAACAACTCACAGTTTATCGAGTTCTCAGGCGCCGCTGTTAATATACCAACTTTACAAAACAAAGCCTCTGGCAATGGCTTTATTAATGCACATAGTGAGAATGATGGTTTTATTCGAAAAGCATCCCTTGTGCACAAAGTAGGTAATACACTTTACCCCTCTTTAGCTCTTGAAGCAGCCAGGCTTTATACGCTTGCTGATAAAATACAGACGCGATCTCATATTTTAAATAACATTACATTATTTGATGGTATTAAGTTCAATGATCAATGGATTCAAACTGATGAATACGGAAAAATACTTATTCCATACAAAGGCCCGGCAGGTAGTTTTACGTATTATTCAGCAACCGATATCCTAAAAAATAAGATTGGGGAAAGTGAGCTGGAGGGCTCAGTTGTTTTCATTGGTACATCAGCCATTGGCTTAGCTGATTTAAGGGCTACGCCTGTAGGGTTGCAGTATCCTGGGGTTGAAGTGCATGCCAATATATTTCGAGGGCTAATTCATCCTGAGCTGCTTCCCGCACAGCCTAGTTGGTCATCTGGCGCAACGTTATTTATGATCGTAGTTATAGGTGGTCTATTAACTATTTTAAGTTACCAAAAGAGCGCAAGACACATAGTGGTCGTTACATTAGGCATAGCAGTTCTAGCCATCTTGTTTAACTTTTACTTTTGGGCAATAGAGAAAATTAGTTTGCCACTGTTTATGCCTCTTTTACTGATCACACTTTTATCTGGCTACTATATTTTTGTCGGTTCAATAGCAGAAATGAAACACAGCCGTAAAATAAAGTCTATGTTTGATCAATACGTTCCTCCAGATCATATTAATCAGCTTATTAACCAATCTAGCGATCTTCCTCAGCAAAGTGTTAAAAGAAACATGACTGTATTATTTGCAGATATTCGTGGTTTTACCTCATTATCTGAAAACATGTCTGCTCACCAATTAAGTGAATACTTAAATGAATATCTATCGGCGACGACCGAAATTATTTTTAAACACAGTGGCACAATAGATAAGTATGTTGGCGATATGATAATGGCTTTTTGGAATGCCCCCCTACAAGACGATGACCATGCAAAGCATGGCGTAGAAGCGGCTATGGCAATGCTAAAAGGCTTAAGCTCAATTAACCAAACATTTTTAGAAAAAAATCTCCCCGCCATAAACATTGGCATTGGTTTAAATACCGCAGATATGAATGTTGGAGATATGGGGTCTAAATACCGTAAAGCTTATACTGTGTTAGGTGATGCTGTAAATTTAGGTTCGCGAGTAGAAAGCTTGACCAAGTTTTATGAGGTAGCTATTCTGGTTACTAAAGAAACAATGAGAGCGTGCCCACATATTTCCTTTAGATTAATTGATAAAGTGCAAGTTGTAGGAAAAACCACAGCTACAGAGTTATTTGAGCCTATCGACTTTACAGATAGTTTAAATACCACCCAACTAGCCGAGCTAAGTAAGTCTGAAGTGGCTATGACACATTATTATAATAAAAATTGGCAGCAATCACTTTCACTACTTACTGAGCTTGAGAGCACATCAGTATTTAGTTCTCATATTTACACCATTTTTATTAAGCGAATTAACGAAACCAATTTGAAAACATTATCAAAGGACTGGAATGGCGCCTTCAGACATCAAACAAAGTAA
- a CDS encoding MBL fold metallo-hydrolase, whose translation MRVEFFGVRGSMPSPGKKTHMFGGNTSCVYVEQSNGQSLVLDSGTGIVELGERLLKNTNPINILLTHNHWDHIQGFPFFKPIYQADRKITITVGDVDDAASKNAILKQMEGSYFPVKHQDLPANITLNTQRSSQKSFTVNDFFVTTAPLNHPGGGTAYCVNANGVKIAYVTDNELNPPGQVKTSVNEWAQFIKGADLLIHDAQFTNDDMPIKHGWGHSTINQVAELAVKADVKNIAVISHDPARSDTELLEIEQYLQANYKSLSIECAREGRVFKFAPVKD comes from the coding sequence ATGAGAGTTGAATTTTTTGGAGTTAGAGGGTCTATGCCCTCGCCCGGCAAAAAAACACATATGTTTGGTGGAAATACTTCTTGTGTGTATGTAGAGCAAAGTAATGGGCAAAGTTTAGTTTTAGACTCAGGTACCGGCATAGTAGAGCTAGGTGAGCGTTTATTAAAAAATACAAACCCTATAAATATTCTACTAACACACAATCATTGGGATCACATTCAAGGCTTTCCCTTTTTTAAGCCTATTTATCAAGCGGATCGTAAAATTACTATTACAGTAGGTGATGTTGACGACGCAGCTAGTAAAAATGCAATTTTAAAACAAATGGAAGGTTCTTACTTTCCAGTTAAGCATCAAGATTTGCCTGCAAATATTACGCTGAATACACAGCGCTCTTCACAAAAAAGCTTCACAGTTAACGATTTTTTTGTAACCACAGCACCACTAAACCACCCTGGCGGCGGCACTGCATATTGCGTAAATGCAAATGGAGTAAAAATAGCTTACGTTACCGATAATGAACTCAACCCACCAGGGCAAGTTAAAACAAGTGTTAATGAGTGGGCACAGTTTATAAAAGGTGCTGACTTATTAATACATGATGCCCAGTTTACTAACGATGACATGCCAATAAAGCATGGTTGGGGGCACAGCACAATAAACCAAGTTGCTGAACTTGCAGTAAAAGCTGACGTTAAAAATATAGCTGTAATTAGTCACGATCCCGCGCGTTCTGATACCGAATTATTAGAAATAGAACAGTACTTACAAGCTAACTATAAGAGCTTATCAATCGAGTGCGCTCGTGAAGGTCGAGTTTTCAAATTTGCCCCAGTTAAGGATTAG
- a CDS encoding beta strand repeat-containing protein: MTAKNPFLLGLMVFLLSACGGSSEEAAQQESVPTPEGQESPTPSTNTINLTGVTGETITTKVLVSGAVSTNRGVVGSNVANSQATITLSQINEVIQGNITFLLGVSDPDGINAVNLVLPSVNKSLPICTQECGTNFEQSVIGLSPYFYGIDAGDLRLEIWITDNLNNQVLADAITVSWQPYKIEGTTAQRDEQSINLSWQANENLNRYNIYLATEAGVTTTNINDLENGQQFLGLSGTTFSISDTLTDKSYQILITGIDGSGESGFAEVINIAPLGGTLNFAPKAFNDQFEVNEDQALLNNALTNDADEYQGDLTVNTTALVSPQHGSVIINSSGEFTYTPRANFNGIDAFSYLVINELGMTDTGIVEITINAVNDVPSALDNTYNINADGTLFVTAPGLLANDSDIDLDTLTVDTTPVTSPLKGNLTLNTDGSFEYTGSANMQGTDSFQYRIFDAQGAQAVADVTINPLDQNSPPSASNDSYSVNEDNTLVVEAALGLLANDTDPNNDTFIIDDTYLVSPAHGQLFLATDGSFSYIPDPNYYGIDEFQYQVIDTLGATATATATLTINSTPDNPIAQNDEYQFQYNQTLSITAENGLLKNDVNIESGGLTINTTPVVNVQSGTLTLSNDGSFTYEPNLDALDVDSFTYSVTNEQGLAATAQVVLTKTGSNSPAKANDDQYTLAEDSPSIILNVLENDTDANGDTITLINITNTVGTAQIVNNSIEYTPEPNFFGEVIISYTISDGIADDAPQSSTATVRLTIIPINDAPIATSDSASMIEDASPILIDVLANDSDVDDDNLTITRVVTELGMASIVENKIEYTPTPNSNGVAIVSYTISDGNGASASANLQITISPTNDAPVANPDSITIAEDAQGTLINVLSNDTDIDGDSLNISSVVSDIGNAAILNNLIQYTPSADEDGTATITYSLTDGIASTTGTLTVTITPVNDAPVANPDTATILEDASTTNINVLSNDTDIDNDTLSISSASTTSGSVTVAGSNLAYTPDANFNGQAIVNYTITDGTESAAGILTITVTPVNDAPVANPDTATILEDASTTNINVLSNDTNEDNDALSISAATANTGSVSVVGNNIAYTPDANYNGQVIVNYTITDGAESAAGILTITVTPVNDVPVANPDTATIIEDSVTTNVNVLSNDTDEDNDSLSISTAAANTGSVSVAGSNLAYTPEANFNGQAIINYTITDGTESAAGILTITVTPVNDAPIAINQTFSIGENAIDDETIGTIAASDIENNTLSFSLSGGETGLFNINSTSGLLSVNGTRPFNYETATQHSVNIDITDDGSPNETTTITVTVNVTDDVDPLIPVKDDTFGRPLSGQIDLSRVFSDGEFNDSIELNTNLFFVGYNNNEDADIIVASYTNTGDVNTAFNGTGFKTIDLGEDEKGTAIISGNGELFIGYTSFNGTETEACLLKMSATGIVSTNSGDGNSGTKCTTLASESVIHDLEFTDNKVQGVGYSVNGLDKDSLFLKYDVSTLAFEAGSPGIVDVSGNNRDDVSHAIRNFGNSELLVVGSVIGEENDLDATIRYLIPDGNNSGSFNSGDALILDLSDEEGDDELLAIGGIDAVNFTAYLGGYITRSSGEKEAAMISFNRSGDIDDDDIDEEITIYDIDGNSGKGDGGAIITGVKYASMSNQIILSGTTGVDGSDTAQKEQLFTARVSVSNGELDTSYGASGINIISNVISNQSANAITIDENDSVWLSGKFNDSTNEPFITSVTSNASLFTNFSTNGYTSLNNLTVSSDDLSMNMLQLKSGAQANKYLSASVAQFNTTNKLVLTRYTSAGIIDTSFSIDGIKALNINVAFKAVTLKELSDGSIIIAGTQINGLTEEGFIAKVDQDGYLDDSFATEGIYTTVDILNTDINFVDVAIDSGGYIVAVGTSTNASSVTRSFATMLKSNGTLENSFGTSGAYYGNIDEFFETLYIDINKEIFIAGKQVSGSDSQLIMLKIDDDANEIFTYTDTRITADITDSTTKVLADSAGNLYLIANEGTTPNQAVIIKLTPEGNEDSSFAASGVGQYQLAPSFNTKVTDAALDTSGNIVLSGMSESKGMIARILADGTLDTLFGPNALGYYQAEQCDSTHQFTSMLLQTDAQVVLSSTCFDGTSNDVSVSKFDFYADGVKP, encoded by the coding sequence ATGACAGCAAAAAACCCTTTTTTGCTCGGTTTAATGGTTTTTTTGCTAAGTGCTTGTGGCGGCTCCTCTGAAGAGGCAGCTCAACAAGAATCTGTACCAACACCTGAGGGTCAAGAGTCCCCGACCCCCTCAACTAACACAATTAACCTAACGGGTGTTACTGGTGAAACTATCACAACTAAAGTGCTGGTTTCTGGTGCTGTTTCTACAAATAGAGGTGTTGTAGGTTCAAACGTAGCTAATTCTCAGGCTACTATTACCCTTTCTCAAATAAATGAAGTAATACAGGGTAATATTACCTTTTTACTTGGCGTATCGGACCCTGATGGTATAAACGCAGTAAATTTAGTGCTTCCAAGCGTTAATAAAAGCTTGCCTATATGTACGCAAGAGTGTGGTACTAATTTTGAGCAATCAGTAATAGGACTTAGTCCTTATTTTTATGGCATTGATGCAGGTGATTTACGCCTAGAAATATGGATCACTGATAACCTTAATAACCAAGTACTGGCCGATGCTATTACTGTAAGTTGGCAACCTTATAAAATTGAAGGTACTACTGCACAGCGAGATGAACAAAGTATTAACCTCTCATGGCAGGCAAATGAAAACTTAAACCGTTATAACATCTACTTAGCGACTGAAGCCGGCGTTACAACAACCAATATAAATGATTTAGAAAACGGCCAACAATTTTTAGGTTTATCTGGAACAACATTTAGTATTAGCGATACTTTAACTGATAAAAGCTATCAAATTTTAATCACCGGAATTGATGGAAGTGGCGAAAGTGGCTTTGCTGAAGTAATAAATATCGCTCCTTTAGGTGGTACCTTGAACTTTGCTCCAAAAGCATTTAACGATCAATTTGAAGTTAATGAAGACCAAGCGCTGCTAAATAATGCATTAACTAATGATGCAGATGAATACCAAGGCGATCTTACAGTAAATACTACTGCATTAGTCAGCCCACAACATGGCAGTGTTATAATAAATTCAAGCGGCGAATTTACTTACACTCCACGCGCTAATTTTAATGGTATTGATGCTTTTAGTTACCTTGTAATTAACGAGCTTGGTATGACAGATACAGGTATTGTAGAAATAACTATAAATGCTGTAAATGATGTACCAAGTGCACTAGATAATACCTATAACATAAACGCCGACGGTACTTTATTTGTCACAGCTCCTGGTTTATTAGCCAATGATAGCGACATCGATCTTGATACACTTACCGTTGATACAACACCTGTAACCTCTCCTCTTAAAGGTAACTTAACACTCAATACAGATGGTAGCTTTGAATATACAGGAAGCGCCAACATGCAAGGCACTGATAGTTTTCAATACCGTATTTTTGATGCTCAAGGTGCTCAGGCAGTTGCAGATGTAACAATCAATCCTTTAGATCAAAATAGTCCGCCATCTGCGTCTAACGATAGCTATAGTGTTAATGAAGACAACACACTTGTTGTTGAGGCTGCGCTAGGGTTACTAGCGAACGATACGGATCCTAATAACGACACCTTTATTATTGATGATACTTATTTAGTTTCACCCGCTCATGGCCAATTATTTTTAGCCACAGATGGGAGTTTTTCATACATCCCTGATCCTAATTATTATGGAATTGATGAATTTCAATACCAAGTAATTGATACATTAGGCGCCACGGCAACGGCAACAGCAACACTTACAATTAATAGCACGCCAGATAACCCGATTGCGCAGAATGACGAGTATCAATTTCAATATAATCAAACTCTCAGTATTACAGCTGAAAATGGCTTACTGAAAAATGATGTAAATATAGAGTCTGGCGGACTAACTATTAACACGACCCCAGTTGTAAATGTGCAAAGTGGTACGCTAACGCTGAGTAATGATGGCTCATTTACTTATGAGCCAAATTTAGATGCATTGGATGTAGATAGTTTTACTTATTCAGTTACTAATGAGCAAGGCTTAGCAGCCACCGCACAAGTGGTACTCACTAAAACAGGCTCAAACTCTCCAGCAAAAGCTAATGATGATCAGTATACGTTAGCTGAAGACAGCCCTAGCATAATATTAAATGTGTTAGAGAATGATACTGATGCTAATGGCGATACAATCACACTTATAAACATTACAAATACTGTTGGCACAGCGCAGATTGTAAATAATAGTATTGAATATACACCCGAGCCTAATTTCTTTGGTGAAGTCATTATAAGCTATACAATTTCTGATGGCATTGCAGATGATGCGCCGCAATCAAGTACTGCAACTGTAAGGCTTACAATTATACCTATAAATGACGCGCCTATAGCCACTTCAGATAGCGCCTCAATGATAGAAGATGCATCACCTATATTAATTGATGTACTCGCTAACGATAGCGATGTAGATGATGATAACTTAACAATTACACGTGTTGTTACTGAACTAGGCATGGCTTCTATTGTTGAGAATAAAATAGAATATACGCCAACGCCTAACAGTAACGGAGTAGCAATTGTTTCTTATACAATATCAGATGGTAACGGAGCTAGTGCGAGTGCCAATTTACAAATAACTATATCCCCAACTAACGATGCACCAGTGGCCAATCCAGATAGTATTACAATTGCTGAAGATGCCCAGGGAACGCTAATAAATGTGCTAAGCAACGATACAGATATAGATGGTGACAGCTTAAATATTAGCTCAGTTGTGAGTGATATTGGTAATGCAGCAATCCTAAACAACCTAATTCAATATACGCCTAGCGCTGATGAAGATGGCACCGCAACAATTACTTATAGTTTAACAGATGGCATAGCGAGTACTACTGGCACATTAACAGTTACAATTACACCCGTTAATGACGCACCCGTTGCTAATCCTGATACTGCAACCATTTTAGAAGATGCCTCTACGACTAATATAAACGTTTTGAGCAATGATACAGATATAGACAATGATACGCTTTCTATTAGCTCAGCAAGTACAACGTCGGGATCGGTAACTGTCGCCGGTAGCAACTTAGCCTACACTCCAGATGCAAACTTCAACGGTCAAGCCATCGTTAATTACACTATCACCGATGGGACAGAGTCAGCTGCAGGCATATTAACTATCACTGTAACGCCTGTGAACGATGCACCCGTTGCTAATCCTGATACTGCAACCATTTTAGAAGATGCCTCTACGACCAATATAAACGTTTTGAGCAATGATACCAATGAAGACAATGATGCTTTATCAATTAGTGCCGCAACTGCAAATACAGGCTCGGTGTCTGTTGTGGGAAATAATATCGCTTACACTCCAGATGCAAACTACAACGGTCAAGTCATCGTTAATTACACTATCACCGATGGGGCAGAGTCAGCAGCAGGCATATTAACTATCACTGTAACTCCTGTGAACGATGTACCCGTTGCTAACCCTGATACTGCAACCATTATAGAAGATTCCGTAACAACAAATGTTAACGTATTAAGTAACGATACCGATGAAGACAATGATTCATTATCTATTAGTACCGCAGCTGCAAATACAGGCTCAGTGTCTGTCGCGGGTAGTAACTTAGCTTATACTCCAGAGGCAAACTTTAACGGCCAAGCTATAATTAATTACACTATCACTGATGGTACAGAGTCAGCAGCAGGCATATTGACTATCACAGTAACGCCTGTGAATGATGCACCCATTGCGATAAACCAAACATTTTCAATTGGAGAAAATGCAATTGACGATGAAACAATTGGTACTATTGCTGCGTCCGACATTGAAAATAACACTCTTAGTTTTAGCTTAAGTGGTGGTGAAACAGGGCTATTTAATATAAACAGCACCAGTGGCTTATTAAGCGTAAATGGTACACGCCCTTTCAATTATGAAACCGCTACACAACACTCTGTAAATATTGATATTACAGATGATGGTTCGCCAAATGAAACTACAACAATCACTGTTACTGTAAATGTTACTGATGACGTCGATCCGCTAATTCCAGTGAAAGATGATACATTTGGACGCCCTCTTAGTGGACAAATAGACCTTTCTCGTGTTTTTTCTGATGGTGAATTTAACGACAGCATTGAGCTTAATACCAACCTTTTTTTTGTTGGTTACAATAACAATGAAGACGCAGATATTATTGTTGCCTCTTACACAAATACCGGCGATGTAAACACTGCATTTAATGGCACCGGTTTTAAAACCATTGACCTAGGTGAAGATGAAAAAGGCACTGCTATCATCTCTGGTAATGGTGAGCTATTTATTGGCTACACAAGCTTTAATGGAACGGAAACCGAAGCGTGTCTATTAAAAATGAGTGCGACAGGTATTGTTAGTACAAATTCAGGTGACGGCAACTCAGGTACTAAATGTACAACGCTTGCGAGTGAATCTGTAATACACGACCTTGAATTCACAGATAACAAAGTGCAAGGCGTAGGCTATTCAGTAAACGGCCTAGATAAAGACAGTTTATTTCTTAAATACGATGTATCAACCCTCGCTTTTGAAGCGGGCAGCCCTGGTATTGTTGATGTAAGCGGTAATAACCGTGATGACGTGTCGCATGCTATTAGAAACTTTGGTAACTCTGAACTTTTGGTTGTAGGTAGCGTAATAGGGGAGGAAAACGATTTAGATGCAACAATTAGATACCTTATTCCTGATGGCAACAATAGCGGAAGTTTTAACTCTGGCGATGCGCTTATATTAGACTTATCTGATGAAGAAGGTGACGATGAGCTACTTGCTATTGGCGGCATAGACGCAGTTAATTTCACTGCTTATTTAGGGGGTTATATTACTCGTTCATCAGGTGAAAAAGAAGCCGCTATGATTTCGTTCAACCGATCGGGCGATATTGACGATGATGATATTGACGAAGAAATTACTATATATGATATCGATGGAAACTCAGGTAAAGGTGACGGCGGTGCAATAATTACCGGCGTAAAATATGCTTCTATGAGTAATCAAATAATTCTTTCGGGCACTACAGGAGTTGATGGCAGTGATACAGCTCAAAAAGAGCAGTTGTTTACTGCGCGCGTATCAGTGAGTAACGGAGAGCTTGATACGAGTTATGGTGCTTCGGGCATTAATATAATTTCAAACGTAATTAGCAATCAATCAGCTAACGCTATTACTATTGATGAAAATGATAGCGTATGGCTCTCTGGTAAATTTAACGACTCGACTAATGAACCTTTTATAACTTCAGTAACCAGTAATGCAAGCCTGTTTACTAACTTTTCAACAAATGGCTATACGAGCTTGAATAATTTGACTGTGAGTTCAGATGATTTATCAATGAACATGCTGCAACTCAAAAGTGGTGCTCAAGCTAATAAATATTTAAGTGCCTCTGTTGCACAATTTAATACTACTAATAAGCTGGTTTTAACCCGTTATACGAGCGCTGGAATTATTGATACAAGCTTTAGCATTGATGGAATTAAAGCACTCAACATAAATGTGGCGTTTAAAGCCGTTACATTAAAAGAGCTTAGTGATGGCAGTATCATCATTGCTGGTACGCAAATAAATGGTTTAACTGAAGAAGGCTTTATAGCAAAAGTAGACCAAGATGGTTACTTAGATGACAGCTTTGCTACAGAGGGGATTTATACTACGGTAGATATTTTAAATACCGATATAAACTTTGTTGATGTAGCTATAGATAGCGGTGGCTATATTGTTGCTGTGGGCACTTCGACTAATGCATCAAGTGTTACCCGCTCATTTGCGACCATGTTAAAAAGTAATGGCACATTAGAGAATAGCTTTGGCACAAGCGGGGCTTATTACGGCAATATAGATGAGTTTTTTGAAACACTCTATATAGATATAAATAAAGAAATATTTATAGCGGGCAAACAAGTATCAGGGAGTGATTCACAATTAATAATGCTAAAAATAGACGATGATGCTAATGAAATATTTACTTATACTGACACCCGTATCACTGCAGATATAACTGATAGCACTACAAAAGTATTGGCCGATAGCGCAGGAAACCTTTACTTAATTGCAAACGAAGGCACAACGCCTAATCAAGCAGTTATTATAAAATTAACTCCTGAGGGTAACGAAGATTCAAGCTTTGCCGCGAGTGGTGTGGGCCAATACCAATTAGCACCAAGCTTTAATACTAAAGTTACCGACGCAGCGTTAGATACTTCAGGCAATATAGTTCTATCTGGTATGAGTGAATCAAAAGGCATGATTGCACGTATTTTAGCTGACGGCACACTAGACACTTTATTTGGCCCAAATGCCCTTGGTTATTATCAAGCTGAACAATGTGATAGCACCCATCAATTTACATCTATGCTTTTACAAACTGATGCTCAAGTTGTGCTTAGCAGTACGTGTTTTGACGGCACATCTAACGATGTAAGTGTGTCTAAGTTTGATTTCTACGCAGATGGAGTTAAGCCTTAA
- a CDS encoding FecR family protein, with amino-acid sequence MKHLTPVLTTLLCVSFYSQANTTAAGKTILARGAVVATDATSEQQRSLKRRDTVYGVDKITTGEKSKAQFSMSDGGLIALKENSVLNIANYEFDAGTQKGSASIELIKGGLRSISGVIKKNGGSYNVKTPVGSIGIRGTHFELQLVDGDMYVAVWDGAIDLTLQDNSILSLGSNEAFSFAQVTSVGDVIKTTQAPAIFTQSIASINSNDESEAEQDQIAENSASENNEDADTLLADVYAEQQFQAVSNAALIDQIAQRQGIFNYQATSFDVSSSLGEVSDFSMSMSVDFDNGTVPDGEVSFNDAGGNWYAAYSGFIDLTKLDLAVTFASHNNNKAVGDIDAIFLNDIDTITGDFNLNEISNPAVNSSGSFRLEP; translated from the coding sequence ATGAAACATTTAACCCCAGTATTAACCACCTTACTTTGTGTGAGTTTCTACTCGCAAGCTAATACCACAGCTGCTGGCAAAACTATTTTGGCTAGAGGTGCTGTAGTAGCAACCGATGCGACCTCCGAGCAGCAAAGATCCTTAAAGCGCCGCGACACTGTATATGGTGTAGACAAAATAACGACTGGTGAAAAGAGTAAGGCTCAGTTTTCGATGTCTGATGGGGGCTTAATTGCATTAAAAGAAAATTCAGTACTAAATATTGCCAACTATGAATTTGATGCGGGTACGCAAAAAGGCTCTGCGTCAATAGAGTTAATTAAAGGGGGGTTACGTTCTATTTCGGGTGTTATAAAAAAGAACGGTGGTTCTTATAATGTAAAAACGCCAGTAGGCTCTATTGGTATACGTGGTACACACTTTGAACTACAGCTAGTAGATGGTGATATGTATGTTGCAGTATGGGATGGCGCTATCGACCTTACTTTACAAGACAACAGTATTTTATCACTTGGTAGTAATGAGGCGTTTTCTTTTGCACAAGTAACTTCTGTAGGGGATGTAATTAAGACCACTCAAGCACCCGCTATTTTTACTCAAAGTATAGCCTCTATTAACAGTAATGATGAATCAGAAGCTGAACAGGATCAAATAGCAGAAAATAGCGCTTCAGAAAATAATGAAGATGCCGATACTTTACTTGCAGATGTATACGCAGAGCAGCAGTTTCAAGCGGTTAGTAATGCTGCTTTAATTGATCAAATAGCTCAGCGACAAGGTATTTTTAACTATCAAGCAACTAGTTTTGACGTTTCATCAAGTTTAGGTGAAGTAAGTGATTTTTCTATGTCTATGTCAGTCGATTTTGACAACGGTACTGTTCCTGACGGAGAAGTAAGTTTTAATGATGCTGGCGGAAATTGGTACGCTGCTTATAGTGGCTTTATTGATTTAACCAAATTAGATTTGGCCGTTACTTTTGCCTCACATAATAACAATAAAGCAGTGGGTGACATTGATGCTATTTTTTTAAATGATATAGATACTATCACTGGTGATTTTAACCTTAATGAAATAAGTAACCCCGCAGTAAATTCCTCAGGTTCTTTTAGATTAGAGCCTTAA